Proteins encoded within one genomic window of Ideonella dechloratans:
- a CDS encoding BTH_I0359 family protein, with translation MHMLYNSDSFSVLEIEWPDSPVPAGPTSDPAAVTTQGGYEIVDKMSGKGIFLNGDLARSFRQQALALSQGDADEEAVDDFIAGYAVLAQQPVVLH, from the coding sequence ATGCACATGCTTTACAACTCCGACAGCTTCTCGGTGCTGGAGATCGAGTGGCCGGACAGCCCGGTTCCGGCCGGCCCGACGAGCGACCCGGCCGCCGTGACCACCCAGGGCGGCTATGAAATCGTGGACAAGATGTCCGGCAAGGGCATCTTCCTGAACGGCGATCTCGCCCGCAGCTTCCGCCAGCAGGCCCTGGCCCTGAGCCAGGGCGATGCCGACGAGGAGGCGGTGGACGATTTCATCGCCGGTTACGCCGTGCTGGCCCAGCAGCCCGTGGTGCTGCACTGA
- a CDS encoding YceI family protein, which produces MKISLIATAAAALLATAAQAEPVTYKIEPTHTYATFEIMHFGTSTNRGRFDKKEGTVVLDKAAKTGKVDVTIDMSSIDSGYDAFNKHLMSAEIFDAAKYPTAQFVGDKFTFNGDKVTQIDGQLTLHGQTHPVTLKALNFNCYMNPMVKREVCGGDFEANLMRSQFGVDYGLNWGFPDNVRVVIQVEGVKQ; this is translated from the coding sequence ATGAAGATCTCGCTGATCGCCACCGCCGCTGCCGCCCTGCTGGCCACCGCCGCCCAGGCCGAGCCCGTCACCTACAAGATCGAGCCGACCCACACCTACGCCACCTTCGAGATCATGCACTTCGGCACCTCGACCAACCGGGGCCGCTTCGACAAGAAGGAAGGCACCGTGGTGCTGGACAAGGCGGCCAAGACCGGCAAGGTGGACGTGACGATCGACATGAGCTCGATCGACTCGGGCTACGACGCCTTCAACAAGCACCTGATGAGCGCCGAGATCTTCGACGCCGCCAAGTACCCGACCGCCCAGTTCGTGGGCGACAAGTTCACCTTCAACGGCGACAAGGTCACCCAGATCGACGGCCAGCTGACCCTGCACGGCCAGACCCATCCGGTCACCCTCAAGGCCCTGAACTTCAACTGCTACATGAACCCGATGGTCAAGCGCGAAGTCTGCGGCGGCGACTTCGAGGCCAACCTGATGCGCAGCCAGTTCGGCGTGGACTACGGCCTGAACTGGGGCTTCCCGGACAACGTGCGTGTGGTCATCCAGGTCGAAGGCGTGAAGCAGTAA
- a CDS encoding cytochrome b yields the protein MPTSTRYSTPAIWLHWLMALLIAGVFFVGLYLADLPMSMTRLKLFNYHKWAGVIVLVLAVLRLVWRLTHRPPADLPMPAWQRLAAHGMHHLLYALFFAVPLVGWAYSSAAGFPIVLFGVLPLPSFVAKNPELAQLIKPWHETLAWTMALLVVAHVGAALKHQFIDKDGLLDRMRPGRG from the coding sequence ATGCCCACCTCCACCCGCTACAGCACCCCGGCCATCTGGCTGCACTGGCTCATGGCCCTGCTGATCGCGGGCGTGTTCTTCGTCGGTCTCTACTTGGCCGATCTGCCGATGTCGATGACCCGGCTGAAGCTCTTCAACTACCACAAGTGGGCCGGGGTGATCGTGCTGGTGCTGGCCGTGCTGCGCCTGGTCTGGCGCCTGACCCACCGGCCGCCGGCCGATCTGCCCATGCCGGCCTGGCAGCGCCTGGCCGCCCACGGCATGCACCACCTGCTCTACGCGCTGTTCTTCGCCGTGCCCCTGGTGGGCTGGGCCTACAGCTCGGCCGCGGGCTTTCCCATCGTGCTGTTCGGCGTGCTGCCCCTGCCCAGCTTCGTGGCCAAGAACCCCGAGCTGGCCCAGCTGATCAAGCCCTGGCACGAGACCCTGGCCTGGACGATGGCGCTGCTGGTGGTGGCCCACGTCGGGGCGGCGCTCAAGCACCAATTCATCGACAAGGACGGCCTGCTCGACCGCATGCGTCCCGGCCGCGGCTGA
- a CDS encoding DoxX family protein, which yields MSKTVQNPVALLGRLLFVALFLPAGIGKLTGFAGTVAYVAAAGLPLPTLGALAALVVEIGGSVALLLGWGTRPAAAVLTLFTLAASVFFHPFWSVPADQAYVTQLLFFKNIAVAGGLLTLVAHGAGGWSLDARRED from the coding sequence ATGTCCAAGACCGTTCAAAACCCTGTGGCCCTGCTGGGCCGTCTGCTGTTCGTGGCCCTGTTCCTGCCGGCCGGCATCGGCAAGCTCACCGGCTTTGCCGGCACCGTGGCCTACGTCGCCGCCGCCGGCCTGCCGCTGCCCACGCTGGGCGCCCTGGCTGCGCTGGTGGTCGAGATCGGCGGCAGCGTGGCCCTGCTCCTGGGTTGGGGCACCCGGCCCGCCGCCGCGGTGCTGACCCTCTTCACCCTGGCGGCCAGCGTCTTCTTCCACCCGTTCTGGAGCGTGCCGGCCGACCAGGCCTACGTCACCCAACTGCTGTTCTTCAAGAACATCGCGGTGGCCGGCGGGCTGCTCACCCTGGTGGCCCATGGCGCGGGTGGCTGGAGCCTGGACGCCCGTCGCGAAGACTGA
- a CDS encoding TraB/GumN family protein yields the protein MGRLSRWGAQLCGLGLALLAALGGAPARADCPPAAVAPDTQAIQQGMAQAQNHGFLWTLDRQGHRSWLYGTIHAAQQAWMYPGPAVVQALGRTRRLVVEMDLSDPVTLESVKRLARQTPDRALPPALEARLQKQEDAACLGRALKDWRPEMRVTTLSVMSLRDEGLDPAWGVDAMLIGIAKGLHLPITALETPAQQMTALLQPRRSATEELVRSSLDEMDRGEDRRTLRRLAQAWAEGRLDELETYPQWCECVNTPLEKAMMRRLLNDRNGPMADKIARLHRGQGGLFVAVGSLHMVGPQGLPALLAARGFTVTRVNWPAAPAAPAVPAAASGAESPSSAASAGAAQELVP from the coding sequence ATGGGCCGCCTGTCGAGGTGGGGCGCCCAGCTGTGCGGCCTGGGACTGGCGCTGCTGGCGGCGCTGGGCGGGGCGCCCGCGCGGGCCGACTGCCCGCCAGCCGCGGTGGCGCCGGACACCCAGGCCATCCAGCAGGGCATGGCCCAGGCGCAGAACCACGGCTTCCTCTGGACCCTGGACCGCCAGGGCCACCGCTCCTGGCTCTACGGCACCATCCATGCGGCCCAGCAGGCCTGGATGTACCCGGGGCCGGCGGTGGTGCAGGCCCTGGGCCGCACCCGCCGCCTGGTGGTGGAGATGGACCTGTCCGATCCCGTCACCCTGGAGAGCGTCAAGCGCCTGGCCCGCCAGACGCCCGACCGGGCCCTGCCGCCCGCCCTGGAGGCGCGGCTGCAGAAGCAGGAGGACGCGGCCTGCCTGGGCCGTGCCCTGAAGGACTGGCGCCCGGAGATGCGGGTGACCACGCTGAGCGTGATGTCGCTGCGTGACGAGGGCCTGGATCCGGCCTGGGGGGTGGATGCCATGCTGATCGGCATCGCAAAGGGCCTGCACCTGCCCATCACGGCGCTGGAGACGCCGGCCCAGCAGATGACCGCCCTGCTGCAACCCCGGCGCTCGGCGACCGAGGAGCTGGTGCGCAGCTCGCTCGACGAGATGGACCGCGGCGAGGACCGTCGCACCCTGCGTCGCCTGGCCCAGGCCTGGGCCGAGGGCCGGCTGGACGAGCTGGAGACCTATCCCCAGTGGTGCGAGTGCGTGAACACGCCGCTGGAAAAGGCCATGATGCGGCGCCTGCTGAACGACCGCAACGGGCCGATGGCCGACAAGATCGCCCGTCTGCACCGGGGCCAGGGCGGGCTCTTCGTGGCGGTGGGCAGCCTGCACATGGTCGGGCCCCAGGGGTTGCCGGCACTGCTGGCCGCGCGCGGCTTCACCGTCACCCGCGTGAACTGGCCGGCCGCACCGGCGGCGCCGGCTGTTCCTGCCGCGGCTTCGGGCGCAGAATCGCCCTCGTCCGCCGCATCGGCCGGCGCAGCCCAGGAGCTTGTCCCGTGA
- a CDS encoding PhaM family polyhydroxyalkanoate granule multifunctional regulatory protein has product MSESASPFPALMPGFDFLQGLVRQAGTALPGMNAWITPTLDPEELDKRISELRTVQFWLEQNARLLGTTIQGLEVQRMTLNTLRSMNVSMGDLREAMAIRPMPEPAAEPAPGPTPEPAPAPEPAAASAPAGAEGGPAPGLVDPMQWWGALTQQFGQIAAQALKDAPATVQAMAQASQAAAASPAAARPGKAAPSANPKKPASARPAARKTAAKTSAKTSAKAAVGAGAARPPVRAAAKKASPR; this is encoded by the coding sequence GTGAGCGAGAGTGCTTCCCCCTTTCCCGCCCTGATGCCGGGCTTCGACTTCCTGCAGGGGCTGGTCCGCCAGGCCGGCACGGCACTGCCGGGCATGAACGCCTGGATCACCCCCACGCTGGACCCGGAGGAGCTGGACAAGCGCATCAGCGAGCTGCGCACCGTCCAGTTCTGGCTGGAGCAGAACGCCCGCCTGCTGGGCACCACCATCCAGGGCCTGGAGGTGCAGCGCATGACGCTGAACACCCTGCGCAGCATGAATGTGTCGATGGGCGATCTGCGCGAGGCCATGGCCATCCGGCCCATGCCGGAGCCGGCCGCCGAGCCTGCCCCCGGCCCCACGCCCGAGCCGGCACCGGCCCCTGAGCCGGCGGCCGCCTCGGCGCCGGCCGGCGCCGAGGGCGGCCCGGCCCCCGGTCTGGTGGACCCCATGCAATGGTGGGGGGCGCTGACCCAGCAGTTCGGGCAGATCGCCGCCCAGGCCCTCAAGGATGCGCCGGCCACCGTGCAGGCCATGGCCCAGGCCTCCCAGGCGGCGGCCGCGTCCCCCGCCGCGGCGCGCCCGGGCAAGGCCGCGCCATCGGCCAACCCGAAGAAGCCGGCATCGGCCCGCCCGGCCGCCCGCAAGACGGCGGCCAAGACCAGCGCCAAGACCTCTGCCAAGGCGGCGGTCGGGGCGGGGGCGGCCCGGCCCCCTGTGCGCGCCGCGGCCAAGAAGGCGTCGCCCCGCTGA
- a CDS encoding YkgJ family cysteine cluster protein translates to MGVQHVDVDRCETWTRYRAGLCDGCHAHCCTMPVEVRLPDLVRLGLVDPFEAEHEAPKQIARRLEKAGRVDHFNFKHGIFTLARRANGDCLYLDAVTRRCTVYEKRPDTCRKHPQVGPRPGHCPYGPRQTSG, encoded by the coding sequence ATGGGCGTCCAGCACGTCGACGTCGACCGCTGCGAGACCTGGACGCGCTACCGCGCCGGGCTGTGCGACGGCTGCCACGCCCATTGCTGCACCATGCCGGTGGAGGTGCGTCTGCCGGACCTGGTGCGCCTGGGTCTGGTGGACCCGTTCGAGGCCGAGCACGAGGCGCCCAAGCAGATCGCCCGGCGGCTGGAAAAGGCCGGCCGGGTCGATCACTTCAATTTCAAGCACGGCATCTTCACGCTGGCGCGCCGCGCCAACGGGGACTGCCTCTACCTGGACGCCGTGACCCGGCGCTGCACCGTGTACGAGAAGCGGCCGGACACCTGCCGCAAGCACCCGCAGGTGGGGCCGCGGCCGGGGCACTGCCCCTACGGCCCGCGCCAGACCTCCGGCTGA
- a CDS encoding YceI family protein, whose translation MTRALILPALLASTLLAAPAFAQQKVVPAQSEIGFTSHQMGVPVDGKFRSWDAQISFDPKKPEAGKVSFTIDTGSATFGVPETDAEVPKAPWFNVAKFPKATFQSTAIKATGKGQYAVSGQLTVKGASQPVVVPVTLKQTGGSTTATGTFTIKRLDFKIGEGEWADTGVVANNVEVHFKLAVTGVAAL comes from the coding sequence ATGACCCGTGCCCTCATCCTGCCGGCCCTGCTGGCCTCGACCCTGCTGGCCGCCCCGGCCTTCGCGCAACAGAAGGTGGTGCCCGCCCAAAGCGAGATCGGCTTCACCTCCCACCAGATGGGCGTGCCGGTGGATGGCAAGTTCCGCAGCTGGGATGCCCAGATCAGCTTCGACCCGAAGAAGCCCGAGGCCGGCAAGGTCAGCTTCACCATCGACACCGGCAGCGCCACCTTCGGCGTGCCCGAAACCGATGCCGAGGTGCCCAAGGCCCCCTGGTTCAACGTCGCCAAGTTTCCCAAGGCCACCTTCCAGTCCACGGCCATCAAGGCCACCGGCAAGGGCCAGTACGCGGTCAGCGGCCAGCTGACGGTCAAGGGGGCCAGCCAGCCCGTGGTGGTGCCGGTCACCCTGAAGCAGACCGGCGGCAGCACCACCGCCACCGGGACGTTCACCATCAAGCGCCTGGATTTCAAGATCGGTGAAGGCGAATGGGCCGACACCGGTGTGGTCGCCAACAACGTGGAAGTGCATTTCAAGCTGGCCGTCACCGGCGTGGCCGCACTCTGA
- a CDS encoding fumarylacetoacetate hydrolase family protein, with amino-acid sequence MKLATYQDGSRDGQLVVVSRDLRTAHFASGIATRLQQVLDDWGFLSPQLEDLSRQLNQGRARHAFAFDPAQCLAPLPRCGQWVRTRAYRAQLAQVWPERDTPPDQALGLPWMEPGSSDGFTGPLAELAVTAIDDEVDFGAQWAVITGDLPRGASPEQALDGVRLLALVNDWILRGPEAEERLLGGGRVLSCPATAFSPVALTPDELGEDWRAGVLHGTLQVQLNGKALGPCQTQEGLMWHMGQLLAHLARHRPVRAGTVLGSGPVADGLGRGAACLADLRLQVAASSTIDPPGWLQYGDTVRVEMKARDGSPLFGAIEQTVVELS; translated from the coding sequence ATGAAACTCGCCACCTATCAGGACGGCTCCCGCGATGGCCAGCTGGTCGTCGTCTCCCGGGACCTGCGCACCGCCCATTTCGCCAGCGGCATCGCCACCCGCCTGCAGCAGGTGCTCGACGACTGGGGCTTTCTCTCGCCCCAGCTGGAGGACCTGTCGCGCCAGCTCAACCAGGGCCGTGCCCGCCATGCCTTCGCTTTCGACCCGGCCCAGTGCCTGGCCCCCCTGCCGCGCTGCGGCCAGTGGGTGCGGACCCGGGCCTACCGGGCCCAGCTGGCCCAGGTCTGGCCCGAGCGGGACACGCCGCCCGACCAGGCCCTGGGCCTGCCCTGGATGGAGCCGGGCAGCAGCGACGGCTTCACCGGCCCCCTGGCCGAGTTGGCGGTGACCGCCATCGACGACGAGGTGGATTTCGGTGCCCAGTGGGCGGTGATCACCGGCGACCTGCCCCGCGGCGCCAGCCCCGAGCAGGCGCTCGACGGGGTGCGCCTGCTGGCCCTGGTCAACGATTGGATCCTGCGCGGCCCCGAGGCCGAGGAGCGGTTGCTGGGCGGCGGGCGGGTGCTGTCCTGCCCGGCCACCGCCTTCAGCCCGGTGGCCCTCACCCCCGACGAGCTGGGCGAGGACTGGCGGGCCGGCGTGCTGCACGGGACGCTGCAGGTGCAGCTCAACGGCAAGGCCCTGGGGCCCTGCCAGACGCAGGAGGGACTGATGTGGCACATGGGCCAGCTGCTGGCCCATCTGGCCCGCCACCGCCCGGTGCGGGCCGGCACCGTGCTGGGCAGCGGGCCGGTGGCTGACGGTCTCGGGCGCGGGGCCGCCTGCCTGGCCGATCTGCGGCTGCAGGTGGCGGCGAGCTCGACCATCGACCCGCCCGGCTGGCTGCAATATGGCGACACCGTGCGCGTCGAGATGAAGGCGCGCGACGGCAGTCCGCTGTTCGGCGCCATCGAGCAGACCGTGGTGGAGCTGTCCTGA
- a CDS encoding DODA-type extradiol aromatic ring-opening family dioxygenase gives MNTEHPPSTSPGRLPTVYIPHGGGPCFFMDWNPPHAWDKTAAYLRGIVESLPQRPKAIVLVSAHWLEGDFAVTGGAQPELIYDYYGFPPHTYELKYPAPGEPALAERITALLGQAGLSSHVDARRGYDHGMFIPLMLMVPQADIPVVQLSLNISLDPAAHLALGRALQPLRDEGVLIVGSGMSFHNMRGYGDPRFGPVSDTFDDWLTEAVEAPAAERDAALTDWAEAPMARWCHPPRAEEHLLPLMVMAGAAGADRGRKAFSDRVMETTLSAFSFG, from the coding sequence ATGAACACCGAACACCCCCCGTCCACCTCCCCGGGCCGCCTGCCCACCGTGTACATCCCGCACGGCGGCGGGCCCTGCTTCTTCATGGACTGGAACCCGCCCCATGCCTGGGACAAGACGGCGGCCTACCTGCGCGGCATCGTCGAGAGCCTGCCGCAGCGACCCAAGGCCATCGTGTTGGTCTCGGCCCATTGGCTGGAAGGTGATTTCGCGGTCACCGGGGGCGCGCAGCCCGAGCTGATCTACGACTACTACGGCTTCCCGCCGCACACCTACGAGCTGAAGTACCCGGCCCCGGGCGAGCCGGCCCTGGCCGAGCGCATCACCGCGCTGCTGGGGCAGGCGGGCCTGTCCTCGCACGTCGATGCGCGGCGCGGCTATGACCACGGCATGTTCATCCCGTTGATGCTGATGGTGCCGCAGGCCGACATTCCGGTCGTGCAGCTCTCGCTGAACATCTCGCTGGACCCGGCCGCCCACCTGGCCCTGGGCCGGGCGCTGCAGCCGCTGCGGGACGAGGGCGTGCTGATCGTGGGCAGCGGCATGAGCTTCCACAACATGCGCGGCTACGGCGATCCGCGCTTCGGCCCGGTGTCCGACACCTTCGACGACTGGCTGACCGAGGCGGTCGAGGCCCCGGCCGCCGAGCGCGATGCCGCGCTGACCGACTGGGCCGAAGCCCCGATGGCCCGCTGGTGCCATCCGCCGCGGGCCGAGGAGCACCTGCTGCCGCTGATGGTGATGGCCGGTGCGGCCGGTGCAGACCGCGGGCGCAAGGCCTTCTCCGACCGGGTCATGGAGACCACGCTGTCGGCCTTCAGTTTCGGTTAA
- a CDS encoding antibiotic biosynthesis monooxygenase family protein, translated as MILEIADFRITPGQQAAFEAAVAQGVDEAIRHAKGFNGYKLNRCIETPERFVLMIYWDTLEDHTVGFRESPAFTAWRALVGPFFAAPPVVEHFELASKS; from the coding sequence ATGATTCTGGAAATTGCCGACTTCCGCATCACCCCCGGCCAGCAGGCCGCCTTCGAGGCCGCCGTGGCCCAGGGGGTGGACGAGGCCATCCGCCATGCCAAGGGCTTCAACGGCTACAAGCTCAACCGCTGCATCGAGACGCCGGAGCGCTTCGTGCTGATGATCTACTGGGACACGCTGGAGGACCACACGGTGGGCTTCCGCGAGTCGCCGGCCTTCACGGCCTGGCGCGCCCTGGTGGGCCCATTCTTCGCCGCCCCGCCGGTGGTGGAGCATTTCGAGCTGGCCTCCAAGTCCTGA
- a CDS encoding 3-deoxy-7-phosphoheptulonate synthase yields MNAPLNSEEEGLLEGTLDTTRVDDLRIGAVRPLISPALLQDEMPLTRKSEAVVERSRADIARVLAGQDDRLVVVVGPCSIHDHEQALAYGQKLRVLREELASELVIVMRVYFEKPRTTVGWKGFINDPRLDGSFRMNEGLRKARRLLLDLTAMGLPAGTEFLDLLSPQYISDLVSWGAIGARTTESQSHRQLASGLSCPVGFKNGTDGGVKVAADAVVAAAAPHAFMGMTKMGQAAIFETRGNTDCHVILRGGKKPNYSAEDVEAACAVLRKSGLREQVMVDFSHANSEKQHRRQIDVAANVAGQIEAGEQRITGVMIESHLEEGRQDLAPGQALKPGVSITDACLGWTDTEPLLRQLARAVAARRARG; encoded by the coding sequence GTGAACGCGCCCTTGAACTCCGAGGAGGAGGGCCTGCTGGAAGGCACGCTGGACACCACCCGGGTGGACGACCTGCGCATCGGCGCGGTGCGACCGCTCATCTCGCCGGCCCTGCTGCAGGACGAGATGCCGCTCACGCGCAAGTCCGAGGCGGTGGTCGAGCGCAGCCGGGCCGACATCGCCCGCGTGCTGGCCGGCCAGGACGACCGCCTGGTCGTGGTGGTGGGCCCCTGCTCCATCCACGACCACGAGCAGGCCCTGGCCTACGGGCAGAAGCTGCGCGTGCTGCGCGAGGAACTGGCCAGCGAGCTGGTCATCGTGATGCGGGTGTACTTCGAGAAGCCCCGCACCACCGTGGGCTGGAAGGGCTTCATCAACGATCCGCGGCTGGATGGCAGCTTCCGCATGAACGAGGGCCTGCGCAAGGCCCGGCGCCTGCTGCTGGACCTCACGGCCATGGGCCTGCCGGCCGGCACCGAGTTCCTGGACCTGCTCTCGCCGCAGTACATCTCCGACCTGGTGAGCTGGGGCGCCATCGGCGCCCGCACCACCGAGAGTCAGAGCCACCGCCAGCTGGCCTCCGGCCTGTCCTGCCCGGTCGGCTTCAAGAACGGCACCGACGGCGGCGTGAAGGTGGCGGCCGATGCGGTGGTGGCCGCGGCTGCGCCGCATGCCTTCATGGGCATGACCAAGATGGGTCAGGCCGCGATCTTCGAGACCCGCGGCAACACCGACTGCCACGTCATCCTGCGCGGCGGCAAGAAGCCCAACTACAGCGCCGAGGATGTCGAGGCCGCCTGCGCCGTGCTGCGCAAGTCGGGTCTGCGCGAGCAGGTGATGGTCGACTTCTCGCACGCCAATTCCGAGAAGCAGCACCGCCGCCAGATCGACGTGGCCGCCAATGTGGCCGGCCAGATCGAGGCGGGCGAGCAGCGCATCACCGGGGTGATGATCGAGAGCCACCTGGAAGAGGGCCGGCAGGATCTGGCCCCGGGTCAGGCCCTCAAGCCCGGGGTGTCGATCACCGACGCCTGCCTGGGCTGGACCGACACCGAGCCGCTGCTGCGCCAGTTGGCCCGCGCGGTGGCCGCGCGTCGCGCGCGCGGCTGA
- a CDS encoding cytochrome b yields the protein MSSVASNSHYDPVSRVLHWLTAVIIVVAFTLGPGGFGRQMHEGLDPATRWDIVWHESLGVSVFVLTLLRLVWVALRPTAPHFDLNPWMQRVARMVQGLLWLLMLLLPVTALLALGSEGHPLTLLGGVRVDQMPLIANSPLADAADWGDVHGFLGDTIVWLAGAHALAAIYHHVVLKDGVLKSMLPRR from the coding sequence ATGTCTTCTGTTGCCTCGAATTCGCACTACGACCCCGTCAGCCGGGTCCTCCACTGGCTCACCGCCGTCATCATCGTCGTGGCCTTCACCCTGGGCCCGGGCGGCTTCGGCCGCCAGATGCACGAGGGGCTGGACCCGGCGACCCGCTGGGACATCGTCTGGCACGAGAGCCTGGGCGTCTCGGTCTTCGTGCTGACCCTGCTGCGCCTGGTCTGGGTGGCCCTGCGGCCCACCGCCCCCCATTTCGACCTGAACCCCTGGATGCAGCGGGTCGCCCGCATGGTGCAGGGCCTGCTGTGGCTGCTGATGCTGTTGCTGCCCGTCACCGCCTTGCTGGCGCTGGGCAGCGAGGGCCATCCGCTGACCCTGCTGGGCGGCGTGCGGGTGGACCAGATGCCCCTGATCGCCAACAGCCCGCTGGCCGACGCGGCCGACTGGGGCGATGTGCACGGCTTCCTGGGCGACACCATCGTCTGGCTGGCCGGCGCCCACGCCCTGGCCGCCATCTACCACCATGTGGTGCTCAAGGACGGGGTGCTGAAGTCCATGCTGCCGCGCCGTTGA
- a CDS encoding DUF3108 domain-containing protein, protein MPPRPAPTPRHRRLALAALTALVLALHGWVLGPAWTTFALRHAPAPARALPVVTLSQVRPPPPPAAAPAPAPAPAPAPAPRPSPKPPDRPTRQAQALPEETVLPPPDRARTDADVDRPGLDGPLPSADDEAHALQPLVQPPPWQLGYAATKGGASGRAQLDWQPLDEQQYRLTWRIELAGRETLAWRSQGHVGPAGLLPDRMVEQRQGRDLAAVNFQRDKGLVSFSGPSTTLPLPAGAQDRASWLLQLPMLAAAVQAHWTAGHSSVSLPVFTTRGEDQLWRFTVAAEEALPGPGGRLLRTWRLVREPVGPYDSRVEVWLAREHGLVPLQLRFTTPPAGEPLELRLSEGLPPAEADLPPP, encoded by the coding sequence ATGCCGCCCCGCCCTGCCCCCACGCCCCGCCACCGCCGGCTGGCGCTGGCCGCGCTGACCGCACTGGTGCTGGCCCTGCACGGCTGGGTGCTGGGCCCGGCCTGGACCACCTTCGCGCTGCGGCACGCCCCGGCACCGGCCCGCGCCCTGCCCGTGGTGACGCTGAGCCAGGTCCGTCCGCCCCCGCCCCCTGCGGCAGCCCCCGCCCCCGCCCCCGCCCCCGCGCCGGCACCCGCCCCGCGCCCCAGCCCCAAGCCGCCGGACAGGCCCACCAGGCAAGCACAGGCCCTGCCCGAGGAGACGGTGCTGCCCCCGCCGGACCGCGCCCGGACGGATGCGGACGTGGACCGCCCCGGGCTGGACGGCCCGCTCCCTTCCGCCGACGACGAGGCGCATGCCCTGCAGCCCCTGGTCCAGCCGCCACCCTGGCAGCTGGGCTATGCGGCGACGAAGGGCGGCGCGAGCGGCCGGGCGCAGTTGGACTGGCAGCCTCTGGACGAGCAGCAGTACCGCCTGACCTGGCGCATCGAACTGGCCGGGCGCGAGACCCTGGCCTGGCGCAGCCAGGGCCATGTCGGCCCGGCCGGCCTGCTGCCCGACCGCATGGTCGAACAGCGCCAGGGCCGCGACCTGGCGGCCGTCAACTTCCAGCGCGACAAGGGCCTGGTGAGCTTCTCCGGACCGTCCACCACCCTGCCCCTGCCGGCCGGCGCCCAGGACCGCGCCAGCTGGCTGCTGCAGTTGCCCATGCTGGCCGCGGCGGTGCAGGCGCACTGGACGGCCGGCCACAGCAGCGTGAGCCTGCCGGTCTTCACCACCCGCGGCGAGGACCAGCTCTGGCGTTTCACCGTGGCGGCCGAGGAGGCCCTGCCCGGCCCCGGGGGGCGGCTGCTGCGCACCTGGCGGCTGGTGCGCGAGCCGGTGGGCCCCTACGACAGCCGGGTGGAAGTCTGGCTGGCACGCGAGCACGGGCTGGTGCCGCTGCAGCTGCGCTTCACCACGCCGCCCGCCGGCGAACCGCTGGAGCTGCGGCTGAGCGAAGGACTGCCACCGGCCGAGGCGGACCTTCCGCCCCCCTGA
- a CDS encoding NUDIX hydrolase, with product MTAAPGPALWPSLRRARQARRDLRVPVCLVAPGEAPARIGSVDRAHLPALLAEGVPLTVAPDGQRCWLLPRDTRDATLAALHLRLRDQGLIRAWRDEPYPLLDEQGQLQAVIERAASRFWGSFTFGAHCNGYVADAQGRPTHLWVARRADDKPTDPGLLDNMIGGGVPHGQTPREALLREAWEEAGLMPDQMAGLQRGRVIELCCDIPEGLQHEWLHVYDLALPPDVHPLNQDGEVAWHRLMPVAQALDHARRGDMTVDAALATLDFALRHGLLDEAEAALLGPTTEGLWVSPARAERIDPVVAARP from the coding sequence ATGACCGCCGCCCCGGGCCCGGCGCTCTGGCCCAGCCTCCGGCGGGCCCGGCAGGCCCGCCGGGATCTGCGGGTGCCGGTCTGCCTGGTGGCGCCCGGAGAGGCGCCCGCGCGCATCGGCTCGGTGGACAGGGCGCACCTGCCCGCCCTGCTGGCCGAGGGGGTGCCGCTGACCGTGGCGCCTGACGGCCAGCGCTGCTGGCTGCTGCCCAGGGACACGCGGGACGCCACGCTGGCCGCCCTGCACCTGCGCCTGCGCGACCAGGGCCTGATCCGGGCCTGGCGCGACGAGCCCTATCCGCTGCTGGACGAGCAGGGCCAGCTGCAGGCGGTGATCGAGCGCGCCGCGTCCCGCTTCTGGGGCAGCTTCACCTTCGGCGCCCATTGCAATGGCTATGTGGCCGATGCCCAGGGCCGGCCGACCCATCTCTGGGTGGCGCGACGGGCCGACGACAAGCCCACCGACCCCGGCCTGCTGGACAACATGATCGGCGGTGGCGTGCCCCACGGGCAGACGCCGCGCGAGGCCCTGCTGCGCGAGGCCTGGGAGGAGGCCGGGCTGATGCCCGACCAGATGGCCGGCCTGCAGCGCGGGCGGGTCATCGAGCTCTGCTGCGACATCCCCGAAGGGCTGCAGCACGAGTGGCTGCACGTCTACGACCTGGCGCTGCCGCCGGACGTCCACCCGCTCAACCAGGACGGCGAGGTGGCCTGGCACCGGCTGATGCCGGTGGCGCAGGCCCTGGACCATGCCCGCCGGGGCGACATGACCGTCGATGCCGCGCTCGCGACCCTGGACTTCGCCCTGCGCCACGGCCTGCTGGACGAGGCCGAGGCCGCGCTGCTGGGGCCGACCACCGAGGGCTTGTGGGTGTCGCCGGCGCGGGCCGAGCGCATCGATCCGGTGGTGGCGGCGCGTCCCTGA